One region of Terriglobales bacterium genomic DNA includes:
- a CDS encoding phage portal protein, producing MKIAETLRGALRRIAGTGARQKRRTQSLPSLLQPYWARPEALPKATQANLRRFAETPIARKAINIVKDRVAGMRWRIQPQNGRSLPEVPGARERIRILSDNLDSPNPEDSFRSFAEQVLEDVIVGGFGAIEVQLTGNHERPLLLWPVDGASIMVRADWDGRPDSPRYEQATGKMGKKATVPLNDDELIYIRLNSRTHTPFGLGRLEVAFETINNFLSAHRYAARLASNSVVQYALWLQGLTPAHHERLIRWWQDEIEGTGRVPILSVDAKPEVLRFGGGTDADLRLQWQEFLLRIIADAFDLPPFLLGVEHDVNRSTAGELSDQAFRTAIVPTARLFAEQLSRGAIQKRLGWGDLEFVFTDVDARNEMEDVQIQEILLRNGVLTVNEARAMRGLPPL from the coding sequence ATGAAAATTGCAGAAACGTTGCGCGGCGCTCTGCGCCGCATCGCAGGCACAGGTGCGCGCCAAAAGCGGCGCACACAATCGCTGCCGTCGCTGTTGCAGCCCTATTGGGCGCGGCCGGAAGCATTGCCCAAGGCGACGCAGGCGAACCTGCGGCGCTTTGCCGAAACGCCGATCGCGCGCAAGGCAATCAATATCGTCAAGGACCGCGTGGCCGGCATGCGCTGGCGTATCCAGCCGCAGAACGGGCGCTCGCTGCCAGAGGTTCCGGGCGCTCGCGAGCGCATTCGCATCCTGAGCGACAACCTGGACTCGCCAAATCCGGAAGATTCGTTCCGGTCGTTCGCCGAGCAGGTACTGGAAGACGTGATCGTGGGCGGGTTCGGCGCCATCGAGGTGCAGCTCACGGGGAACCACGAGCGCCCGCTGCTGCTGTGGCCCGTGGACGGCGCAAGTATCATGGTGCGCGCCGATTGGGATGGGCGTCCAGATTCGCCGCGCTACGAACAGGCGACTGGAAAAATGGGCAAGAAGGCGACGGTTCCGCTCAACGACGACGAGCTCATCTACATCCGTCTGAATTCGCGCACACACACGCCGTTTGGACTCGGCCGATTGGAGGTCGCGTTCGAGACGATCAACAACTTCCTCAGTGCGCATCGCTATGCGGCGCGCCTGGCGAGCAACTCGGTTGTGCAGTACGCCCTGTGGCTGCAAGGGCTGACGCCAGCGCATCACGAACGGCTGATCCGGTGGTGGCAGGACGAGATCGAAGGCACCGGCCGAGTTCCGATTCTCTCGGTGGACGCGAAACCTGAAGTGCTGCGCTTTGGCGGCGGCACCGACGCCGACCTGCGTCTGCAATGGCAGGAGTTCCTGCTGCGCATCATCGCGGATGCGTTTGACCTGCCGCCATTCCTGCTCGGAGTGGAGCACGACGTGAACCGGTCCACCGCCGGCGAACTGAGCGACCAAGCGTTTCGCACTGCGATTGTGCCGACGGCGCGCCTGTTCGCAGAGCAACTGTCGCGTGGCGCGATTCAAAAGCGCCTCGGATGGGGCGACCTGGAGTTCGTCTTTACGGACGTGGACGCCCGCAACGAAATGGAGGACGTGCAGATCCAGGAAATTTTGCTGCGCAACGGTGTGCTGACGGTGAACGAGGCGCGTGCGATGCGTGGGTTGCCGCCGCTCTAG